One window from the genome of Castellaniella sp. MT123 encodes:
- a CDS encoding YdcF family protein translates to MSLSEFLANLVIPLNLSITLLVLAVILFILRWRKTAAFLTVGALAWVVFWSLPTSSLWAGGLLEQRYPSEPPASLPTAQAIVVLGGNTANGRQNWFESFDRKTATLRTDTAAKLYAAGRAPLIVVSGAALDGGMSEARMMTQALEHDGIPTGAILQEDHSLTTHQNAVYTARLLRQHDIRTFLLVTSALHMPRAMASFQKQGLNPIPAPSPPQIVVPRELDFSFWLPDWRALTASRSIVKEYLGLLVYWIRGWA, encoded by the coding sequence ATGAGCTTGTCCGAATTTCTGGCCAATCTGGTCATTCCGCTGAATCTCTCGATCACCCTGCTGGTTCTGGCTGTCATCCTGTTCATCCTGAGGTGGCGCAAGACCGCTGCCTTTCTGACGGTCGGCGCGCTGGCCTGGGTGGTGTTCTGGTCCCTGCCGACCTCGTCGCTGTGGGCCGGCGGACTGCTGGAACAGCGCTACCCGAGCGAGCCACCGGCATCATTGCCCACCGCTCAGGCCATTGTCGTCCTGGGCGGCAACACCGCCAACGGTCGGCAGAACTGGTTCGAATCCTTCGACCGCAAGACCGCCACCCTGCGCACCGATACGGCGGCCAAGCTGTACGCGGCCGGGCGCGCGCCTCTGATCGTCGTCTCGGGCGCCGCGCTGGACGGCGGAATGAGCGAGGCCCGCATGATGACCCAGGCCCTGGAGCATGACGGGATCCCGACCGGTGCCATCCTGCAGGAGGACCACAGCCTGACGACCCACCAGAATGCCGTCTACACCGCCCGCTTGCTGCGCCAGCACGACATCCGGACGTTCCTGCTGGTGACCTCGGCCCTGCACATGCCGCGCGCCATGGCCAGCTTCCAGAAGCAAGGGCTGAATCCGATCCCGGCGCCATCGCCCCCGCAAATCGTGGTGCCCCGGGAGCTGGATTTCTCGTTCTGGCTACCCGACTGGCGCGCCCTGACTGCCAGCCGCTCCATCGTCAAGGAATACCTGGGCCTGCTGGTCTACTGGATACGCGGCTGGGCCTGA
- a CDS encoding glycosyltransferase family 4 protein: MSIAFVVDRFGSRFGGAEAYGVALMRELSAAGHRITVFAREYDPACELKLPFHPLRIGRRWPSWIRVWLFARRAARATRQGFDIVHSHMNGWCGDIEVVHVTPVRYRWRVQPMPVIKRLLSFVSPRVQTYLGLEARRMAMRPAHRVVAVSQLIARQLEEAYGRPAAQFPVIAPGVAMPPPVSADQRREQRQALGLPAQGTLCLLVARNPMRKGLPTMLQALERLPADVLLLVVGANPASRDCVARMPEAVRQRVHLVAETSQVAPYYQAADLYAHPTLNDSFGMAPLEAMSFGLPVILSPAPWCGFAQYVTPGDEALVLSHPERADELAAAIERLRSDPVLRDHLRTGMRAVLARHAWPEVARQYIGLYAEILRERDSLSR, encoded by the coding sequence CTGTCCATCGCCTTCGTCGTGGACCGCTTCGGCAGCCGGTTTGGAGGGGCCGAGGCCTATGGTGTGGCGCTGATGCGCGAATTGTCCGCGGCCGGTCACCGGATCACGGTCTTTGCGCGGGAATACGACCCCGCCTGCGAGCTGAAACTGCCATTTCATCCCCTGCGCATCGGCCGCCGCTGGCCCAGCTGGATTCGCGTCTGGCTGTTTGCCCGCCGGGCGGCACGAGCGACCCGGCAGGGGTTCGACATCGTCCATTCGCACATGAACGGGTGGTGCGGCGACATCGAGGTCGTGCACGTGACGCCGGTACGGTATCGCTGGCGGGTGCAACCCATGCCGGTGATCAAGCGTCTGCTGTCCTTCGTCAGCCCTCGTGTCCAGACATATCTCGGACTGGAGGCCCGGCGCATGGCGATGCGTCCGGCGCATCGGGTGGTGGCTGTATCGCAGCTCATTGCACGTCAGCTGGAAGAAGCCTATGGCAGGCCAGCCGCGCAGTTCCCGGTGATCGCACCCGGGGTTGCGATGCCGCCGCCGGTGTCCGCCGATCAGCGGCGCGAACAGCGCCAGGCGTTGGGCCTGCCCGCGCAGGGTACCTTGTGCCTGCTGGTGGCGCGAAATCCCATGCGCAAGGGACTGCCCACCATGCTGCAGGCGCTCGAGCGCCTGCCCGCCGACGTTCTGCTGCTGGTCGTCGGCGCCAATCCGGCGTCGCGCGACTGTGTCGCGCGGATGCCCGAGGCCGTGCGCCAGCGAGTCCATCTGGTGGCGGAAACCTCGCAGGTGGCGCCTTATTATCAGGCGGCCGACCTGTATGCTCACCCCACGCTGAACGACAGCTTCGGCATGGCACCCCTGGAAGCCATGTCCTTCGGGCTACCCGTGATTCTCAGTCCGGCGCCCTGGTGCGGATTCGCCCAATATGTCACGCCTGGAGACGAGGCGCTGGTCCTGAGCCATCCCGAACGGGCCGACGAGCTGGCCGCCGCGATCGAGCGGCTGCGCTCGGATCCGGTCTTGCGCGATCACCTGCGAACCGGCATGCGCGCGGTTCTGGCGCGTCATGCCTGGCCAGAGGTCGCCCGGCAATACATCGGGCTGTATGCCGAAATCCTGCGCGAACGCGATAGCCTTTCACGCTGA
- a CDS encoding polysaccharide deacetylase family protein, whose protein sequence is MIPILMYHQIGEPGPRGTPYRGLTVHPWDFRRQMTSLRLLGYRGLSMTQLMPYLRGEKRGKVFGITFDDGYQNVLDHAVPILETCGFHATNYFVVRQLGGSNVWDRDEGVPASALMDTSGLRDWVAAGHETGSHTLNHPVLPRLSPELAANEIRDSRDALEQLIGAPVRAFCYPYGKFTPALADCVRDAGYETATTTARGLARLDDDFFALPRIAVMRSTLLVRFLQKCLTGLEDRKRIQAERLHADLRQKNQSPARAGETR, encoded by the coding sequence ATGATCCCCATCCTCATGTACCACCAGATTGGCGAACCGGGTCCCCGGGGTACGCCATACCGGGGCCTTACCGTCCATCCATGGGACTTCCGGCGCCAGATGACTTCGTTGCGGCTGCTGGGCTACCGCGGCTTGTCGATGACTCAGCTCATGCCCTATCTGCGGGGCGAAAAGCGCGGCAAGGTCTTTGGCATCACGTTCGACGACGGCTATCAGAACGTGCTGGATCATGCCGTGCCGATCCTGGAAACCTGCGGCTTTCATGCGACCAATTATTTCGTGGTCCGGCAATTGGGCGGTTCCAACGTCTGGGATCGCGACGAGGGGGTTCCCGCGTCGGCGTTGATGGACACCAGTGGTCTGCGGGACTGGGTCGCGGCGGGTCACGAGACCGGCTCGCATACCCTGAATCACCCGGTTCTGCCACGGCTGTCGCCCGAGCTCGCCGCCAACGAGATTCGAGATTCGCGCGATGCGCTCGAGCAGCTCATCGGTGCGCCGGTCCGGGCCTTTTGTTATCCCTATGGAAAGTTCACGCCCGCCCTTGCGGATTGCGTGCGGGATGCGGGCTACGAGACCGCCACGACGACGGCGCGGGGGCTCGCGCGCCTGGATGACGATTTCTTTGCCTTGCCCCGGATCGCCGTCATGCGGTCCACGCTGCTGGTGCGCTTCCTGCAGAAATGCCTGACCGGCCTGGAAGACCGCAAGCGCATCCAGGCAGAACGGCTTCATGCGGATCTCAGGCAGAAAAACCAGAGTCCGGCCCGCGCCGGAGAGACCCGATGA
- a CDS encoding glycosyltransferase family 9 protein, producing MSLPSLQALLDTGLPVVVCARPWAQDLLAAYPLAGFVPIRGAWRTDRAAVRQHIRQARHSHVRGLLLPDSLSSALVFRFAGIPCAGYRDDGRSLILRWPCRKPGAPLHAVQSWYHLTRFALTQWHLPGAPAQPADELDWIAAPQHEAQAAQAMAQAGLTRNTFVLIAPTATGLHKGRVKAWSGFDSLTQSLQARGIPVVMAPPPAERSAAEIAAPSARMLPALGLGAFAALTRQAALVVCNDSGVSHLAAAARARQITLFGVTDPNRTGPWSNRARRLGRMDAWPGAPDVLSTALEILDTPPAT from the coding sequence ATGAGCCTGCCCAGTCTCCAGGCCCTGCTGGATACGGGCCTGCCGGTCGTCGTCTGCGCCCGCCCCTGGGCGCAGGATCTGCTGGCCGCCTACCCGCTGGCCGGTTTCGTCCCGATCCGCGGCGCCTGGCGCACGGATCGCGCGGCGGTGCGCCAACATATCCGTCAGGCCCGACACAGCCACGTCCGGGGCCTGCTGCTGCCGGATTCACTGTCCAGCGCACTGGTCTTCCGCTTTGCCGGCATCCCCTGCGCGGGCTACCGTGACGACGGACGCAGCCTGATCCTGCGCTGGCCATGCCGCAAACCCGGCGCACCGCTGCATGCCGTGCAGTCCTGGTACCACCTGACGCGGTTCGCGCTGACACAATGGCACCTGCCTGGCGCGCCGGCCCAGCCGGCCGACGAACTGGACTGGATCGCCGCCCCTCAGCATGAAGCCCAGGCGGCGCAGGCCATGGCGCAGGCGGGCCTGACCCGAAACACCTTCGTGCTGATCGCGCCGACCGCCACCGGCCTGCACAAGGGCCGAGTCAAGGCCTGGTCCGGCTTCGACAGCCTGACCCAATCCCTGCAGGCGCGCGGCATCCCGGTGGTGATGGCTCCTCCGCCCGCGGAGCGCTCAGCGGCCGAAATCGCGGCCCCTAGCGCGCGGATGCTGCCGGCCCTCGGACTAGGCGCCTTTGCCGCGCTGACCCGCCAGGCCGCACTGGTCGTCTGCAACGACTCCGGGGTGTCGCATCTGGCGGCGGCGGCCCGCGCCCGCCAGATCACCCTGTTCGGGGTCACCGACCCCAACCGCACCGGGCCGTGGTCCAACCGCGCCCGGCGCCTGGGGCGGATGGATGCCTGGCCCGGCGCCCCCGATGTCCTGTCCACCGCACTCGAAATCCTGGATACCCCGCCTGCCACATGA
- the dnaE gene encoding DNA polymerase III subunit alpha yields the protein MTMSPVSPAFVHLRSHSEFSVVDGIARIPDLVKRAKAFGQPAMALTDLANLFGWIKFYKAARKAGVKPIAGCDVWLHNPDDADKPFRLLLLATNHAAYLDLCELLSRAWTQNSQRGRAELRREWLSGNSGLIVLSGGRAGDVGHALQAGRTDEAQRLVRQWAADFPGSYFIELQRAGFDGDEAYVQAALRVAVTCGVPVVATHPIQFIEPGDFRAHEARVCIADGELLGNPRRVRRFTADQYMPDSDDMARRFADVPSALANTVQIARRCNLTVTLGHPELPLFPTPDGVSLDDYLVQLANEGLRRRMVQLYPDEGERTRQMPAYQERLDLECKTIVGMGFPGYFLIVQDFINWGKHHGVPVGPGRGSGAGSLVAYSLGITDLDPLRYDLLFERFLNPERVSMPDFDVDFCQDNRERVIDYVKEKYGREAVSQIATFGTLGAKAVVRDVGRVLEMPYSVCDNLSKMIPFNPADPWSLDRTLENEPAFKERYDTDEEIRALIDLARPLEGLTRNIGMHAGGVIIARGKLTDYTPLYCQPGSESSVVSQYDKGDVEDVGLVKFDFLGLRNLTILDWAVRYVREFNPGMGDFDIMSLPLDDAETYALLSSANTTAVFQLESRGMKELLKSMQPNTFEDVIALLALFRPGPLESGMVVDFVNRKHGRADVDYFHPDLEPVLKSTYGVIVYQEQVMLISQIIGGYSLGGADLLRRAMGKKKPEEMAKHRVTFQEGAVKKGYDAELAAHLFDLMEKFAGYGFNKSHSAAYALISYQTAWLKRYHPAEFLAATMLSDMDDTDKIQVFWRDALDNDVEVLPPDVNASGYRFAPVADAATAKGQPPRTIRYGLGGVKGTGQAAVEAILAARDAGGPFASLFDFCARVDRHAVNRRTIEALIRAGAFDTLEPNRAALLETLGSAIEAAEQAERNANQCSLFADESDQLVAGELARVTPWDLQTRLTEEKTALGFYFSGHLFDAWRDEIRRVAPTPLARLAPARGQQWLAGVLAAVRVRMTRRGKMLYALLDDGSAQIEVAIFNELFEQYRNSLKEDRPLLIQGRVSHDEYSGGLRVSADDLYDLQRIRETRARSLRLSVPDAVEPARLQALLAPWRSVESGVPVELRLRRPDFSCLLRLGDEWRVRMDDALIAGARQWLSYDQVEVNYG from the coding sequence ATGACGATGTCCCCCGTATCTCCCGCTTTTGTCCACCTGCGCAGCCACTCCGAGTTTTCGGTGGTGGACGGCATTGCGCGCATCCCCGATCTGGTCAAGCGTGCGAAAGCTTTCGGCCAGCCGGCCATGGCATTGACCGACCTGGCCAATCTGTTTGGCTGGATCAAGTTCTACAAGGCGGCGCGCAAGGCCGGGGTCAAGCCGATCGCGGGCTGTGACGTCTGGCTGCACAACCCGGACGATGCCGACAAGCCATTTCGCCTTCTGTTGCTGGCCACGAATCACGCCGCCTACCTGGATCTGTGCGAACTGCTCAGCCGCGCCTGGACACAGAACAGCCAGCGCGGGCGCGCCGAACTGCGCCGCGAATGGCTGTCCGGAAACAGCGGCCTGATCGTGCTCTCGGGCGGGCGGGCGGGTGACGTCGGCCACGCGCTGCAGGCCGGCCGCACGGACGAGGCGCAGCGCCTGGTCCGCCAGTGGGCGGCGGATTTCCCCGGCAGTTACTTCATCGAACTGCAGCGCGCCGGATTCGACGGCGACGAAGCTTACGTCCAGGCTGCCCTGCGGGTGGCGGTTACCTGTGGCGTGCCGGTGGTGGCCACTCATCCCATCCAGTTCATCGAGCCGGGCGACTTCCGCGCCCACGAGGCCCGCGTCTGCATCGCCGACGGCGAGCTCCTGGGCAATCCCCGTCGGGTCCGGCGTTTTACCGCCGATCAATACATGCCCGACAGCGACGACATGGCCCGGCGATTTGCCGATGTGCCTTCGGCGCTGGCCAATACGGTGCAGATCGCCCGGCGCTGCAATCTGACCGTGACGCTGGGTCACCCCGAACTGCCACTGTTTCCGACGCCCGATGGCGTGTCGCTGGACGATTACCTGGTGCAGCTGGCCAACGAGGGCCTGCGGCGGCGCATGGTGCAGCTCTATCCGGACGAGGGCGAGCGCACCCGTCAGATGCCGGCCTACCAGGAACGCCTGGATCTGGAATGCAAGACGATTGTCGGCATGGGCTTTCCCGGCTACTTTCTGATCGTGCAGGACTTCATCAACTGGGGCAAGCACCATGGCGTGCCTGTGGGGCCGGGCCGGGGATCGGGGGCGGGTTCGCTGGTCGCCTACAGCTTGGGGATCACCGACCTGGATCCGCTGCGTTACGACCTGCTGTTCGAGCGGTTCCTGAACCCCGAACGGGTGTCGATGCCCGACTTCGACGTCGATTTTTGCCAGGACAACCGCGAGCGGGTCATCGACTACGTGAAGGAAAAATACGGCCGCGAGGCCGTCAGCCAGATTGCCACCTTCGGCACGCTGGGGGCCAAAGCCGTCGTGCGCGACGTCGGCCGGGTGCTCGAGATGCCCTACAGCGTCTGCGACAACCTGTCGAAGATGATCCCCTTCAATCCGGCCGACCCGTGGTCGCTGGACCGCACCCTCGAAAACGAACCCGCCTTCAAGGAACGCTACGACACGGACGAGGAAATCCGTGCGCTGATCGATCTGGCGCGTCCGCTGGAAGGGCTGACGCGCAATATCGGCATGCACGCCGGTGGCGTGATCATCGCCCGCGGCAAGCTGACCGATTACACGCCGCTGTATTGCCAGCCGGGTAGCGAATCCAGCGTGGTCTCGCAATACGACAAGGGTGACGTCGAAGACGTCGGCCTGGTGAAGTTCGACTTCCTGGGCCTGCGCAACCTGACCATCCTGGACTGGGCGGTGCGCTACGTGCGGGAATTCAACCCCGGCATGGGCGATTTCGACATCATGAGCCTGCCGCTCGATGATGCCGAAACCTACGCGCTGCTGTCTTCGGCAAACACCACGGCGGTCTTCCAACTGGAATCGCGGGGGATGAAAGAGCTGCTCAAAAGCATGCAGCCCAACACCTTCGAAGACGTGATCGCCTTGCTGGCGCTGTTTCGTCCGGGGCCGCTGGAATCGGGCATGGTGGTCGATTTCGTCAACCGCAAGCATGGCCGCGCGGACGTCGATTACTTCCATCCAGACCTGGAGCCGGTGCTGAAAAGCACCTACGGCGTCATCGTCTACCAGGAACAGGTGATGCTGATCTCCCAGATCATCGGGGGGTATTCCCTGGGCGGCGCGGACCTGCTGCGGCGCGCCATGGGGAAAAAGAAGCCCGAGGAAATGGCCAAGCACCGGGTGACCTTCCAGGAAGGCGCGGTCAAGAAAGGCTATGACGCCGAACTGGCGGCGCACCTGTTCGACCTGATGGAAAAGTTCGCCGGTTATGGCTTCAACAAGAGCCATTCCGCTGCTTATGCGCTGATTTCCTATCAAACGGCCTGGTTGAAACGCTACCATCCGGCGGAATTTCTGGCGGCGACGATGCTGTCGGACATGGATGATACGGACAAGATTCAGGTGTTCTGGCGCGACGCGCTGGATAATGATGTGGAGGTCCTGCCGCCGGACGTCAATGCCTCGGGCTACCGTTTCGCGCCCGTGGCTGACGCCGCCACCGCCAAGGGGCAGCCGCCGCGTACCATCCGCTACGGACTGGGCGGCGTGAAGGGCACCGGCCAGGCGGCGGTCGAGGCCATCCTGGCCGCGCGCGATGCCGGCGGGCCGTTCGCCAGCCTGTTCGATTTCTGTGCGCGGGTGGATCGCCATGCCGTCAACCGCCGTACGATCGAGGCCCTGATCCGGGCCGGCGCCTTCGATACCCTGGAACCCAATCGCGCGGCCTTGCTGGAGACCCTGGGCAGCGCCATCGAGGCCGCCGAACAGGCCGAGCGCAACGCCAACCAGTGCTCGCTTTTCGCCGACGAATCCGATCAGCTGGTGGCGGGCGAACTGGCCCGTGTCACCCCCTGGGACCTGCAGACCCGCCTGACCGAGGAAAAAACCGCCCTGGGGTTCTACTTCAGCGGGCATTTGTTCGATGCCTGGCGCGACGAGATCCGCCGGGTGGCACCCACGCCGCTGGCGCGCCTGGCGCCCGCGCGCGGACAGCAGTGGCTGGCCGGCGTGCTGGCGGCGGTGCGCGTGCGCATGACGCGGCGCGGCAAGATGCTGTATGCGCTGCTGGACGACGGCAGCGCCCAGATCGAAGTCGCGATCTTCAACGAACTCTTCGAGCAATACCGCAACAGCCTGAAGGAAGACCGTCCGCTGCTCATCCAGGGGCGGGTCAGCCATGATGAATATTCGGGTGGCTTGCGGGTATCGGCCGACGATCTGTACGACTTGCAGCGCATCCGCGAAACCCGCGCACGCAGCCTGCGCCTGTCGGTGCCCGACGCGGTCGAACCCGCGCGCCTGCAGGCGTTGCTGGCCCCGTGGCGCTCAGTGGAATCGGGTGTGCCGGTGGAACTGCGCCTGCGCCGGCCGGATTTTTCCTGCCTGCTGCGCCTGGGCGACGAGTGGCGCGTGCGTATGGACGATGCCCTGATCGCCGGTGCCCGGCAGTGGCTGTCCTATGATCAGGTCGAGGTGAACTACGGATGA
- a CDS encoding glycosyltransferase family 2 protein, with amino-acid sequence MKLSVIIITKNEADRIAACLASVAFADEIIVVDSGSTDATCDIALQSGARVERTADWPGFGPQKNRALDLATGDWVLSIDADEQVTPELARAIGQAVHAPVADAYRIARLSSFCGRSIRHSGWWPDYVVRLFRRNAGRFTDAAVHERVVVQGRTATLDGHFLHDPYASLEIFIDKINRYSTEAARSAFESGRSTSLLGPFGHAAWTFIRHYLLRRGFLDGWQGLVLAGMAATGSFYRYVKLYQLGRER; translated from the coding sequence ATGAAACTGTCCGTCATCATCATCACCAAGAACGAGGCGGATCGCATCGCGGCCTGCCTGGCGTCCGTCGCCTTCGCCGATGAAATCATCGTCGTTGATTCCGGCAGCACCGATGCGACCTGCGACATCGCGCTCCAATCCGGCGCCCGGGTCGAGCGCACGGCGGACTGGCCCGGTTTCGGCCCCCAGAAGAACCGCGCGCTGGATCTGGCGACCGGCGACTGGGTCCTGTCCATCGACGCCGACGAGCAGGTCACGCCCGAACTGGCGCGGGCCATCGGTCAGGCCGTTCATGCGCCCGTTGCCGATGCCTACCGGATTGCCCGCCTGTCCAGTTTCTGCGGCCGCTCGATCCGGCATAGTGGCTGGTGGCCGGATTACGTGGTGCGCTTGTTCCGCCGCAATGCGGGGCGGTTCACGGATGCGGCCGTCCACGAGCGGGTTGTCGTACAGGGGCGCACGGCCACCTTGGACGGCCATTTCCTGCACGATCCCTACGCCAGTCTGGAAATCTTCATCGACAAGATCAACCGCTATTCCACCGAGGCCGCACGCAGTGCCTTCGAGAGCGGGCGCAGTACCAGCCTGCTGGGGCCTTTCGGCCACGCGGCCTGGACCTTTATCCGGCATTATCTGCTGCGGCGTGGCTTTCTGGATGGCTGGCAAGGGCTGGTGCTGGCCGGCATGGCCGCCACCGGCAGCTTTTATCGCTACGTAAAGCTGTACCAGCTGGGGCGCGAGCGGTGA
- a CDS encoding glycosyltransferase family 25 protein — translation MKPISIRIISLASRSDRRRQIADQFDRLGVSGYSFLDAVNGKQQPDHPLFAHYDPAARARVKGRGRDLKPSQLGCFASHYLLWQECAESGQPLIVVEDDAILKENFPEMLAHSEALLQAWPFIWLHEYDRAGPDPRMTVGRVGAFTLVRKLKNHFCAVAYLLSPPAAVALLDHCRVWVYPVDDTMFRFYEHGVENIVLQPACVAQDHGSPSDITGSGGETPLRLSDIVRREAYKTRDEVWRLWHNLRFRLRFRRPAS, via the coding sequence ATGAAGCCGATTTCCATTCGAATCATCAGCCTGGCCTCGCGGTCCGACCGGCGCCGGCAGATCGCCGATCAGTTTGATCGGCTGGGGGTGTCTGGCTACAGCTTTCTGGATGCCGTCAATGGCAAACAGCAGCCGGATCATCCCCTGTTTGCCCATTACGACCCAGCGGCGCGTGCCCGTGTGAAGGGACGCGGCCGCGACCTGAAGCCGTCACAGCTGGGGTGCTTCGCCAGCCATTACCTGCTGTGGCAGGAATGCGCGGAATCCGGGCAGCCGCTGATCGTGGTCGAGGATGACGCGATCCTGAAGGAGAATTTTCCGGAGATGCTGGCCCATTCAGAGGCGCTGCTGCAGGCCTGGCCGTTCATCTGGCTGCATGAATACGATCGGGCCGGCCCGGATCCTCGTATGACGGTTGGGCGCGTGGGGGCGTTCACGCTCGTCCGGAAACTCAAAAACCACTTCTGTGCTGTCGCCTACCTGCTGAGCCCTCCAGCGGCTGTCGCTCTACTGGACCATTGTCGGGTCTGGGTATATCCAGTCGACGACACCATGTTCCGTTTTTACGAACACGGCGTTGAGAACATCGTGCTTCAGCCCGCCTGCGTGGCGCAGGACCACGGATCGCCCTCGGATATCACCGGTTCGGGCGGCGAGACTCCGCTCCGTCTGTCGGATATCGTCCGCCGCGAAGCCTACAAGACGCGTGACGAGGTGTGGCGTCTGTGGCATAACCTGCGCTTTCGCTTGCGCTTTCGGCGGCCCGCCTCATGA
- a CDS encoding glycosyltransferase family 4 protein produces the protein MMPLRIVHAEAATGFAGQERYIFRLMCALRERGHHVQAICQPHAQLTTELRRAGFQVDTLYMDGPWNHLKGLPRLVRLLRQGGFDVVNTHSRRETLLVGTAARLAGVPLIVRTRHLAKPVGSLLAFTRVPKRVIAPSEFVRQHLIERGVAPGHVAVVPPAVDFPDPMPAPVLRAELGLGPDAVIVGSVGVLRREKGHEQLIEAMLPLFPRYPHLQLVIVGGGDAALEKLRGLAAATGLAARIHLLGARSDVPALLPDFDIFALATHIEASGTAFVEAGAAGLPVVGTRVGGVPEMMREGETGLLVPLFDIPALTSALDDLIADPDLRRRMGQAGRRFCLDEGRFTRAALGERTEHCYRQWLEELH, from the coding sequence ATGATGCCGCTGCGCATCGTCCATGCCGAGGCCGCCACCGGTTTTGCAGGCCAGGAACGCTATATTTTCCGCCTGATGTGCGCATTGCGCGAACGCGGGCACCATGTTCAGGCCATCTGCCAGCCGCATGCACAACTGACCACCGAACTGCGGCGGGCGGGTTTCCAGGTCGATACCCTGTATATGGACGGTCCCTGGAACCACCTGAAGGGCCTGCCTCGTCTGGTGCGCCTGCTGCGGCAGGGCGGCTTCGATGTGGTCAACACCCACAGCCGACGCGAGACGCTGCTGGTCGGCACGGCCGCCCGGCTGGCCGGGGTGCCGCTCATCGTGCGCACGCGCCATCTGGCCAAGCCCGTCGGCTCGCTGCTGGCGTTCACCCGGGTACCGAAAAGGGTCATCGCGCCCAGCGAGTTCGTGCGCCAGCATCTGATCGAGCGGGGCGTGGCGCCCGGGCACGTGGCCGTTGTGCCGCCCGCCGTGGATTTCCCCGATCCCATGCCGGCGCCAGTGCTGCGGGCCGAACTGGGCCTGGGCCCCGACGCGGTGATCGTCGGCAGTGTCGGGGTGCTGCGCAGGGAAAAGGGGCACGAGCAGTTGATCGAGGCCATGCTGCCGCTGTTTCCACGGTATCCGCATCTGCAACTCGTGATTGTCGGCGGCGGCGATGCGGCCCTGGAAAAACTGCGGGGGCTGGCGGCTGCCACCGGCCTGGCGGCGCGGATCCACCTGCTGGGGGCCCGCTCGGATGTTCCCGCTTTGCTGCCGGACTTCGACATCTTTGCCCTGGCGACGCACATCGAGGCTTCCGGCACAGCCTTCGTCGAAGCCGGAGCAGCCGGGCTGCCCGTGGTTGGCACCCGCGTGGGCGGGGTGCCCGAGATGATGCGCGAGGGCGAAACCGGATTACTGGTGCCCCTGTTCGACATTCCGGCCCTGACGTCGGCGCTGGATGATCTGATCGCAGATCCCGACCTACGGCGGCGCATGGGGCAGGCAGGGCGGCGTTTCTGTCTGGACGAGGGCCGCTTCACGCGCGCCGCCTTGGGCGAACGTACCGAACACTGTTACCGCCAATGGCTGGAGGAACTGCACTGA
- a CDS encoding polysaccharide deacetylase family protein: MAADIVPVLMYHHVRPGGGMIAATPEHFEDQLRWLARHGYRTLSTDEFTCHLRQGGAPRRSVLITFDDGYLDNWVYAAPLLRRYGMRATIFVVTGWVGQGPVRPHLGDDRALPETPEHHECERRIDRGRADEVILRWSEIQALREQGLMEFHSHTHTHTRWDQLDVDKNAHMQDELALSRDALMRNLGEVSDQLCWPQGYFDADYIRIAQDAGFRHLYTTRAFGRNRPGSDPASIFRFAVRDTTGASLGRRIHVAANPMLAPVFNGWKRWKRGQTYVG; encoded by the coding sequence ATGGCCGCCGACATCGTTCCTGTGCTGATGTACCACCATGTCCGCCCTGGGGGCGGCATGATTGCGGCCACGCCCGAACACTTCGAGGATCAGCTGCGTTGGCTGGCGCGCCACGGGTACCGGACGCTGAGCACCGATGAGTTCACCTGTCACCTGCGGCAGGGCGGGGCGCCGCGACGATCCGTCCTGATCACCTTCGACGACGGCTATCTGGACAACTGGGTCTATGCCGCGCCCTTGCTGCGGCGCTATGGCATGCGCGCCACCATTTTCGTCGTGACCGGCTGGGTGGGGCAGGGGCCGGTCCGCCCGCATCTGGGCGATGATCGGGCCTTGCCGGAAACCCCCGAACACCACGAATGCGAGCGTCGCATCGATCGGGGGCGCGCCGACGAGGTCATCCTGCGATGGTCGGAAATCCAGGCGCTGCGGGAACAGGGCCTGATGGAATTTCACAGCCATACGCATACCCACACGCGCTGGGATCAGCTGGATGTCGACAAGAATGCCCACATGCAGGATGAATTGGCCCTGTCGCGTGATGCACTGATGCGAAACCTGGGAGAAGTCTCCGACCAGCTGTGCTGGCCGCAGGGCTATTTCGATGCGGATTACATCCGCATCGCCCAGGATGCGGGTTTTCGCCATCTATATACGACCCGGGCATTCGGCCGCAACCGGCCCGGATCGGATCCTGCTTCCATTTTCCGGTTTGCCGTACGCGATACGACCGGCGCATCGCTGGGACGCCGGATCCACGTGGCCGCCAACCCGATGCTCGCCCCCGTCTTCAACGGCTGGAAGCGCTGGAAGCGGGGGCAGACTTATGTGGGGTGA